Part of the Bacillota bacterium genome, GGTGCCAATATTTGACCACCTGTGGGGTGGCTGTCAAGGCCGCTGCCTTGATGCTGATGTTTTGAACGGTGAGGTCTCATAGCGGAAAAAATTTTTGTGGAGATACCTACTAGATCTTGACACGGACTTTGTCCTTTTAGTTCTTGACACCATAAGAACTGTATGGTAATATCTTACTAAGCATATACAAATGCTAAACTTAATACCAATTCCTCTTATCCAGAGCAGGCTGAGGGACTGGCCCGATGAAGCCCGGCAACCGGTGTCTGTCCATGGATATTCTTGGGCAACAGCAGGTGCTAATTCCAGCAGATCTCATACGCAGATCTGAAAGATGAGAGGCTATGCTAATTTGAATGAATAAGCTATGCCTCTTTGTGATCCACAAAGAGGCATATTTTTTCAATAAACCAGACGAAAGGGGTTTTTGTAATGGGGGAAAAGAGTAAGTGGAGATTTGAAACGAAAAGTTTGCACGCTGGACAAGAGGTTGACCCAGTGACCAGATCCCGGGCCGTGCCCATCTACCAAACTACCTCCTATGTGTTTGATGATGCTGAGCACGCGGCGAAGTTATTTGGGCTACAAGAAACGGGGAACATCTATACCCGAATCATGAATCCCACGACGGACGTTTTGGAAAAGCGGGTCGCCGAACTTGAGGGAGGGGTGGGCGCTCTGGCCGTGGCCTCGGGTCAGGCGGCGGAGTTCATCACCATTGCTAACCTCGCTCAAAGCGGCGACGAAATTGTCTCGGCGAACAGCCTTTATGGCGGAACATATAATCTCTTCGCGGCAACGCTGAAGCGATTGGGCATAACGTTTAAATTTGTTGACCCGGCTGACCCGAACAATTTCAAAAAAGCCATTACTGCCAAGACGAAAGCCTTGTACGCGGAAACCAGCGGCAATCCGAAGCTTGATGTGATTGACTTGGAGGCCGTAAGCCAGATTGCCCATGAAGCCGGCATTCCCTTCATTGTTGACAATACAATTCCTTCCCCATATTTATGCCGTCCTCTTCAGCACGGGGCAGATATCGTCATTCACTCGGCGACCAAGTTTTTAGGCGGTCACGGGACTTCTATCGGCGGGATTATCGTTGACGGAGGGAAGTTTGACTGGGCCAATGGGAATTTCCCGGCCTTTACCGAACCAGACCCAACTTATCACGGGGTGCGCTATACGGAAGCTTTTGGGCCGACGGCTTTTATCGTTAAGGCCAGGGTACAGCTCCTCCGCGATTTTGGACCTTGCCTCAGCCCGTTTAACGCCTGGCTGATTCTACAGGGCATTGAAACTCTACCGTTGCGGATGAAGCGACATTCAGAGAACGCGCTGGCGGTGGCTGAGTTTCTAAAAGGACACCCGGCGGTTGCCTGGGTGAACTATCCTGGGCTGCCGGAACATCCGTCACATCAGCTGGCCAGGCGGTATTATCAAAATGGATTTGGTGCCCTATTGACTTTTGGCATCAGAGGCGGAAAGGAAAAAGCCATGAAGTTTATTGATAATCTGGAAATTTTCTCGCTTCTGGCCAATATCGGTGACGCCAAGTCGCTGGTGATCCACCCGGCGAGTACTACCCACCAGCAGTTAACCCCAGCGGAGCAGTTGTCCACAGGTGTGACCGATGATCTCATCCGGTTGTCTGTCGGTCTGGAGCACATCAATGATCTGATTGATGATCTCAATCAGGCGCTGACCAAAGCTTGATTAGGGGGATTGGGTCTGGGGGGTGAATTTTCTCTCATCTTTTATTTCGATTAGCCATTTTTCTTCCTTTCTTGTACTGGAGTTTTCTCCAGAGGGTGGTTCTGCTGATGCCCAGTAAGTCGGCCAGCTCCTGTTTGTCCTGATAAATTTCGTCTAGCTTAGCCACGATGTTTCTTTCCATTTCTTCCAGGTTACCGACTCTAATGGTAACCGCCGGCCTCTTGACTTCTCTGTCCTCCAGGCCGAGTAGGGCTAAGAGCCGCTGATTTAATTCCTCGGGGTCTTGGCCCGGGTCATACAGCAGGACGTATTTTTCCACGAAATTTTCCAATTCCCGGACATTTCCTGGCCAATTATACAGCATGAGATGGCGGGTGAGGGTTTTTGATAACCCGGGGACACGCTTGTTGTATTTGGCCGATATTTTTTTGATAAAGTGGTCCAAAAGGTAAGGGATGTCAGACAGTCTATTGCGGAGGGGTGGAATCTTAAGTCTGAGAACGTCAAGGCGGAAATAAAGGTCTTTTCTGAACAGTCCCTGCTTGACTAGTTCTAGCAGGTCGCTGTTGGTGGCCGCAACTATTCGTACATTCACTGGGATTAAGCGTTCTCCCCCAATCCGCCTGACTACTTTATTCTGTAATGCTCGCAGTAAACGGGCCTGGAGCTGGTAAGGCATTTCGCCGATTTCATCCAGAAAAAGGGTGCCATTGTGGGCAAGTTCAAATAGTCCGGGTTTTCCTCCCTTACGTGCCCCGGTAAAAGCCCCCTCCTCATAACCAAAAAGCTCGCTTTCTAAAAGGTTTTCCGGTAGAGCGGCGCAATTAATGGCCACAAAAGGACCTTCTTGGCGGTGACTGGCCCGGTGTATGCTGTGGGCAAACAATTCCTTGCCTGTTCCGCTCTCACCAGTGATCAGCACCGTGGCATCAGAGGGACTGTAATGGCGGGCTTCAGAAATAACTCTGAGCAAGGGCTCGCTGAGGCCAATGATGTCATCGAAGGAGTACTGAGCGACCAGACCTTTGGCAAATAATTCTTTTCTGATTTTGTACTCAAGCATTTGGACCTCGGTGACATCATTGAAAGTCGCTACTGTACCGACGACATCTTCTTCCACGCTGATAGGAGTGCTTTTGACCACAATTTGACCCCGGGGGGTACTGACTATTTGCCGGGAAACGCCTACGGATGAGTTTAAGATATTAATCAGTTCTTTAGGTAAGGCTTCGTTGATGTGTTGACCAATAACTGTCCTATCAAGACCGAGGAGGCGTTCTGCGGTCGGGTTGATCAGGTTGATCTTGCCGGCTGAATCAGTCGAGATGATGCCTTCTTGGGTTAGATTAAGGATTGCTTTCAGACGCTCGTTTAATTCAGAGTCATGTTTGCGAATGTTAATAATGTCATGTGATCTTTGGAGTGATTGAATGAAGGTGTCCTGGGCTATGCTCAGCAAAATTCCCTGGAGGCCGTGCTTTTTACATTCATCGTGCGTGATCTTTCCGCCAAAAATCGTTCTTAAACCTAATT contains:
- a CDS encoding homocysteine synthase, with translation MGEKSKWRFETKSLHAGQEVDPVTRSRAVPIYQTTSYVFDDAEHAAKLFGLQETGNIYTRIMNPTTDVLEKRVAELEGGVGALAVASGQAAEFITIANLAQSGDEIVSANSLYGGTYNLFAATLKRLGITFKFVDPADPNNFKKAITAKTKALYAETSGNPKLDVIDLEAVSQIAHEAGIPFIVDNTIPSPYLCRPLQHGADIVIHSATKFLGGHGTSIGGIIVDGGKFDWANGNFPAFTEPDPTYHGVRYTEAFGPTAFIVKARVQLLRDFGPCLSPFNAWLILQGIETLPLRMKRHSENALAVAEFLKGHPAVAWVNYPGLPEHPSHQLARRYYQNGFGALLTFGIRGGKEKAMKFIDNLEIFSLLANIGDAKSLVIHPASTTHQQLTPAEQLSTGVTDDLIRLSVGLEHINDLIDDLNQALTKA
- a CDS encoding sigma 54-interacting transcriptional regulator: MNSKIVMVTPEPLPPFMETEIRKHIDIIYAVMEEVIPWLDVIKKSKVKAVISRGGTADIIRSHLDIPVVNVEITTFDVLRAIFENRNKLLPHEKEIGLVSYYKSGYDIPSMERILGLKIHNFSYQTTTDLHNNVLKAKQLGLRTIFGGKITHDECKKHGLQGILLSIAQDTFIQSLQRSHDIINIRKHDSELNERLKAILNLTQEGIISTDSAGKINLINPTAERLLGLDRTVIGQHINEALPKELINILNSSVGVSRQIVSTPRGQIVVKSTPISVEEDVVGTVATFNDVTEVQMLEYKIRKELFAKGLVAQYSFDDIIGLSEPLLRVISEARHYSPSDATVLITGESGTGKELFAHSIHRASHRQEGPFVAINCAALPENLLESELFGYEEGAFTGARKGGKPGLFELAHNGTLFLDEIGEMPYQLQARLLRALQNKVVRRIGGERLIPVNVRIVAATNSDLLELVKQGLFRKDLYFRLDVLRLKIPPLRNRLSDIPYLLDHFIKKISAKYNKRVPGLSKTLTRHLMLYNWPGNVRELENFVEKYVLLYDPGQDPEELNQRLLALLGLEDREVKRPAVTIRVGNLEEMERNIVAKLDEIYQDKQELADLLGISRTTLWRKLQYKKGRKMANRNKR